The Setaria italica strain Yugu1 chromosome IX, Setaria_italica_v2.0, whole genome shotgun sequence genome has a window encoding:
- the LOC101767304 gene encoding uncharacterized protein At4g37920, chloroplastic — MRPPVAAVGVFRCGGTRSGTGDLRRWMQLRLPPAADPRLLLLVAAEIVTGETCRLQRRQHLRRAVAGAAEEKEGCVATPAIAKAEDKNEAEVAMGHTMTEICDKFIEFFMHKKPETKDWKKVLVFREEWQRYRKQFYKRCQVRIDMETDSSLKQKLAVLARKVKKIDDEIEKHMELFTELRDNPADINAIVARRRKDFTGDFFRHLNFLVNAYNGLDERDGVVRLGAKCLSAIHAYDCTLEQLDIESAQSKFDDILNSSSLEDACDKIKSLAKAKQLDSSLILLINRAWAAAKDSTTMKDKVKDIMYHIYTSTKESLKSISPPEMKLLKYLLNIEDPEERFGALATAFSPGDEREAKDEDALYTTPNELHKWIKMMLDSYHLNKEETDFMDARKMSDPVIIQRLTLLKETIEEEYMKQYIHPDEPESMDDEELE; from the exons ATGCGACCTCCGGTTGCGGCGGTTGGTGTGTTCCGATGCGGCGGGACCCGCAGCGGCACTGGCGACCTGCGGAGGTGGATGCAGCTGCGGCTGCCCCCGGCTGCAGATCCCCGTCTACTGCTGCTTGTGGCGGCGGAGATTGTGACTGGGGagacctgcaggctgcagcgccGGCAGCATCTGCGACGTGCGGTGGCGGGGGCTGCTGAGGAAAAGGAAG GCTGTGTAGCTACTCCAGCTATTGCTAAAGCAGAAGACAAAAATGAGGCTGAAGTTGCGATGGGGCACACGATGACTGAAATCTGTGACAAGTTCATTGAGTTCTTCATGCACAAGAAACCAGAGACAAAGGACTGGAAAAAAGTATTGGTGTTTAGGGAGGAGTGGCAGAGGTATAGAAAACAATTCTACAAACGTTGTCAAGTGCGCATAGATATGGAGACTGATTCTTCATTGAAGCAAAAGTTGGCTGTACTTGCTAGAAAAGTCAAGAAG ATCGATGATGAAATAGAGAAGCACATGGAACTCTTCACTGAGCTCAGAGATAACCCTGCTGATATTAATGCTATTGTTGCAAGACGACGAAAGGATTTCACTGGAGACTTCTTCCGCCATCTTAATTTCCTTGTGAATGCTTATAATGGCCTTGATGAGAGAGATG GAGTTGTCAGGCTTGGGGCTAAATGTCTATCTGCAATCCATGCATACGATTGTACACTGGAACAGTTGGACATTGAATCTGCTCAGTCAAAGTTTGACGATATACTGAATTCTTCTTCGCTAGAGGATGCCTGTGACAAGATCAAAAGCTTAGCTAAGGCTAAACAACTTGATTCATCATTAATTCTTCTCATTAACAGAGCTTGGGCTGCTGCAAAAGACTCTACAACTATGAAGGATAAG GTCAAGGACATAATGTATCATATTTATACATCTACAAAGGAAAGCCTCAAGAGTATCTCACCTCCAGAAATGAAGCTTCTTAAGTATCTGCTGAATATTGAAGATCCTGAAGAGAGATTTGGTGCTCTTGCAACTGCTTTCTCTCCAGGAGATGAGCGTGAAGCCAAGGATGAAGATGCTCTTTACAC AACTCCCAACGAACTCCACAAATGGATCAAAATGATGCTCGACTCGTACCATCTGAACAAGGAGGAGACTGATTTTATGGATGCAAGGAAGATGAGCGACCCAGTAATCATCCAGAGATTAACTTTGCTCAAAGAGACGATCGAGGAAGAATACATGAAGCAGTATATACACCCCGACGAGCCAGAGTCCATGGACGACGAAGAATTAGAATGA
- the LOC101767701 gene encoding transcription factor bHLH113 isoform X1 — translation MVKEEEIVAEAGGRGYMDLLGLGGEDYLLCMSPSSYFSSSVVSTATTTSATPAAASSPTCSSYLDLAPAYHQMLSFAGQGQYHGGDGIFGLQYYGGDQAIPMAVPVPQKSSPTTECSSSISSMSSSPPATTVSAISSPKPQAFKKKGSRSSGQRKAAPAAVATTAATNKRPRVRKEKLGERIIALQQLVSPFGKSDTASVLHEALGYIRFLHDQVQALSSPYMQQRQPVSAHAPLCSYSAAALWQAPESAAGTVVEPPRPTSDLRSRGLCLVPIACTEHVAGGVHGHGHGNGADLWSVAAGMAKAAAENKAAAAVGALPGGGHGHHGHLA, via the exons ATGGTGAAGGAAGAGGAGATCGTCGCGGAGGCGGGAGGGCGAGGCTACATGGACTTGCTCGGTCTCGGAGGAGAGGACTACTTGCTGTGCATGTCCCCTTCCTCCTACTTCTCTTCCAGCGTCGTCTCCACCGCCACGACCACCAGTGccactcccgccgccgcgtcgtctcCTACCTGCTCCTCCTACCTCGACCTGGCTCCGGCTTATCACCAGATGCTGAGCTTCGCCGGCCAAGGGCAGTACCATGGTGGTGATGGCATCTTTGGCTTGCAGTACTACGGCGGTGATCAGGCGATTCCGATGGCTGTTCCTGTTCCGCAGAAGTCAAGCCCAACCACGGAgtgctcctcctccatctcctccatgtcgtcctcgccgccggcgacaacAGTCTCGGCCATCTCCAGCCCAAAGCCACAGGCTTTCAAG AAGAAGGGATCGAGAAGCAGTGGTCAAAGAAAGGCTGCGCCTGCTGCTGTTGCTACTACTGCTGCTACGAACAAGAGGCCCAGG GTGAGGAAGGAGAAGCTCGGGGAGAGGATCATAGCTCTGCAGCAGCTGGTTTCTCCATTCGGAAAG TCTGATACCGCCTCCGTTCTGCACGAGGCGCTCGGATACATACGCTTCCTGCACGACCAGGTTCAG GCTCTGAGCTCGCCGTACATGCAGCAGCGCCAGCCGGTCTCGGCGCACGCTCCG CTGTGCTCGTACTCTGCTGCTGCATTGTGGCAGGCGCCGGAGAGCGCGGCCGGGACGGTGGTggagccgccgcggccgacgagCGACCTGAGGAGCCGGGGGCTGTGCCTGGTGCCGATCGCGTGCACGGAGCATGTCGCCGGCGGCGttcacggccacggccacggcaaCGGCGCCGACCTCTGGTCCgtggcggcggggatggcgAAGGCGGCCGCGGAGAAcaaggctgctgctgctgtcggaGCGCTGCCTGGTGGTGGTCATGGTCACCACGGGCACCTGGCCTAG
- the LOC101767701 gene encoding transcription factor bHLH113 isoform X2 has protein sequence MVKEEEIVAEAGGRGYMDLLGLGGEDYLLCMSPSSYFSSSVVSTATTTSATPAAASSPTCSSYLDLAPAYHQMLSFAGQGQYHGGDGIFGLQYYGGDQAIPMAVPVPQKSSPTTECSSSISSMSSSPPATTVSAISSPKPQAFKKKGSRSSGQRKAAPAAVATTAATNKRPRVRKEKLGERIIALQQLVSPFGKSDTASVLHEALGYIRFLHDQVQALSSPYMQQRQPVSAHAPAPESAAGTVVEPPRPTSDLRSRGLCLVPIACTEHVAGGVHGHGHGNGADLWSVAAGMAKAAAENKAAAAVGALPGGGHGHHGHLA, from the exons ATGGTGAAGGAAGAGGAGATCGTCGCGGAGGCGGGAGGGCGAGGCTACATGGACTTGCTCGGTCTCGGAGGAGAGGACTACTTGCTGTGCATGTCCCCTTCCTCCTACTTCTCTTCCAGCGTCGTCTCCACCGCCACGACCACCAGTGccactcccgccgccgcgtcgtctcCTACCTGCTCCTCCTACCTCGACCTGGCTCCGGCTTATCACCAGATGCTGAGCTTCGCCGGCCAAGGGCAGTACCATGGTGGTGATGGCATCTTTGGCTTGCAGTACTACGGCGGTGATCAGGCGATTCCGATGGCTGTTCCTGTTCCGCAGAAGTCAAGCCCAACCACGGAgtgctcctcctccatctcctccatgtcgtcctcgccgccggcgacaacAGTCTCGGCCATCTCCAGCCCAAAGCCACAGGCTTTCAAG AAGAAGGGATCGAGAAGCAGTGGTCAAAGAAAGGCTGCGCCTGCTGCTGTTGCTACTACTGCTGCTACGAACAAGAGGCCCAGG GTGAGGAAGGAGAAGCTCGGGGAGAGGATCATAGCTCTGCAGCAGCTGGTTTCTCCATTCGGAAAG TCTGATACCGCCTCCGTTCTGCACGAGGCGCTCGGATACATACGCTTCCTGCACGACCAGGTTCAG GCTCTGAGCTCGCCGTACATGCAGCAGCGCCAGCCGGTCTCGGCGCACGCTCCG GCGCCGGAGAGCGCGGCCGGGACGGTGGTggagccgccgcggccgacgagCGACCTGAGGAGCCGGGGGCTGTGCCTGGTGCCGATCGCGTGCACGGAGCATGTCGCCGGCGGCGttcacggccacggccacggcaaCGGCGCCGACCTCTGGTCCgtggcggcggggatggcgAAGGCGGCCGCGGAGAAcaaggctgctgctgctgtcggaGCGCTGCCTGGTGGTGGTCATGGTCACCACGGGCACCTGGCCTAG